One genomic window of Eggerthella timonensis includes the following:
- a CDS encoding YhgE/Pip domain-containing protein, producing the protein MGNVVRIVRSDFKRLFANAMSAIIVVGLVVMPSIFAWYNVIACWNVFDNTGNLTVAVANVDDGYESELVPLRVNVGERVVAALRANDEIDWTFTDEEDAVDGARSGRYYAAVVIPEGFSKDMLTFYSDDVQHAKIVYYANEKKSAIAPKITDKGADSVSYQVNEVFAQTLSEVALGIAESMSSYADEAGVDGRIAAVSGQVRDMGAQAERMASVLELYSSLAAASQALVGDSGKLIASAQGAADDAGDAASEGASSASAMVAAVKGSVDDLSAALGAGGEAFAEASEASGALFDAASAGAEQGAAGLRGQAEALDAQIARYRDLAAQLEQLRGSLPSESQPALDAVVARLNAVVGLMEGMRDNLAAAAGKLESGNADVQAERAEVERLANEARQSSEALATSFEGGLKPSLQQLADSAGVLAAAMGDGLDGLRAAGADLSSSAGSAADVLGGARAEVDEAVRELRETARELDALAADVDEALAAGDAGALRAVLGADAQLLSRALAAPVGIERAAVFPAENFGSAMAPLYTTLALFIGSLLILVVVKPTVSERTCEQLDDPKPRQLFMGRFGVLAFLSLAQTTVMGLGNLLFLQVQVAEPLLFMLCFWIAGLVFTFLIYALVAAFANLGKAVAVLLLIIQVTGCGGSFPLQLLPPFVQALSPWLPATHVVNAMRAAMFGTYGGDFWWEIGLLALFLIPAALIGLVLRGPLAKFMTWYVEEVESSKLVG; encoded by the coding sequence GTGGGTAACGTAGTGCGCATCGTGCGCAGCGACTTCAAGCGCCTGTTCGCGAACGCGATGAGCGCGATCATCGTCGTCGGGCTCGTGGTGATGCCGTCCATCTTCGCGTGGTACAACGTCATCGCGTGCTGGAACGTGTTCGACAACACGGGCAACCTCACCGTGGCGGTGGCGAACGTGGACGACGGCTACGAGAGCGAGCTCGTGCCCCTGCGCGTGAACGTCGGCGAGCGGGTGGTGGCGGCCCTGCGCGCCAACGACGAGATCGACTGGACGTTCACCGACGAAGAGGACGCGGTGGACGGCGCGCGCTCGGGCCGCTACTATGCGGCGGTGGTCATCCCCGAGGGGTTCAGCAAGGACATGCTAACGTTCTACTCCGACGACGTGCAGCACGCGAAGATCGTCTACTACGCCAACGAGAAGAAGAGCGCCATCGCGCCGAAGATCACCGACAAGGGCGCGGATTCCGTGTCCTACCAGGTGAACGAGGTGTTCGCCCAAACGTTGTCCGAAGTGGCGCTCGGTATCGCCGAGTCGATGTCGAGCTATGCCGACGAGGCCGGCGTGGACGGTCGCATCGCCGCCGTGTCCGGGCAGGTGCGCGACATGGGCGCGCAGGCGGAGCGCATGGCGTCGGTGCTGGAGCTGTACTCGTCGCTGGCCGCAGCGTCGCAGGCGCTCGTCGGCGATTCGGGGAAGCTCATCGCGTCCGCGCAGGGCGCGGCCGACGATGCAGGCGACGCGGCGTCCGAGGGCGCTTCGTCGGCATCCGCCATGGTGGCGGCCGTGAAGGGGTCCGTCGACGACCTTTCGGCGGCGCTCGGCGCGGGCGGCGAGGCGTTCGCGGAGGCGTCGGAGGCGTCCGGCGCGCTGTTCGACGCCGCCTCGGCGGGCGCCGAGCAGGGCGCGGCGGGGCTGCGCGGGCAGGCCGAGGCGCTCGACGCGCAGATCGCGCGGTACCGCGACCTCGCCGCCCAGCTCGAACAGCTGCGCGGCTCGCTGCCGTCCGAAAGCCAGCCGGCGCTCGACGCCGTCGTCGCACGGCTGAACGCCGTCGTCGGGCTCATGGAGGGCATGCGCGACAACCTGGCGGCCGCCGCGGGCAAGCTGGAGTCGGGCAACGCCGACGTGCAGGCCGAACGCGCGGAGGTCGAGCGCCTGGCGAACGAGGCGCGGCAGAGCTCGGAGGCGCTCGCGACCTCGTTCGAAGGCGGGCTGAAGCCGAGCCTGCAGCAGCTCGCGGACAGCGCGGGCGTCCTCGCGGCTGCCATGGGCGACGGCTTGGACGGCCTGCGCGCGGCGGGCGCCGACCTGTCCTCGTCGGCCGGCTCGGCCGCCGACGTGCTGGGCGGCGCGAGGGCCGAGGTGGACGAGGCGGTTCGGGAGCTGCGCGAGACGGCGCGCGAGCTGGACGCGTTGGCGGCCGATGTGGACGAGGCGTTGGCGGCCGGCGACGCGGGAGCGCTGCGCGCGGTGCTCGGCGCCGACGCGCAGCTGCTGTCGCGGGCGCTCGCGGCGCCGGTGGGCATCGAGCGCGCAGCCGTGTTCCCGGCCGAGAACTTCGGCTCGGCCATGGCGCCGCTCTACACGACGCTCGCCCTGTTCATCGGGTCGCTGCTGATTCTCGTGGTGGTGAAGCCCACGGTGTCCGAGCGCACGTGCGAGCAGCTGGACGATCCGAAGCCCCGGCAGCTGTTCATGGGGCGCTTTGGCGTGCTGGCGTTCCTGTCGCTCGCGCAGACGACGGTGATGGGCCTCGGGAACCTGCTGTTCTTGCAGGTGCAGGTGGCCGAGCCGCTGCTGTTCATGCTGTGCTTCTGGATCGCGGGGCTCGTGTTCACGTTCTTGATCTACGCGCTGGTGGCGGCGTTCGCGAACCTCGGCAAGGCCGTGGCGGTGCTGCTGCTCATCATCCAGGTGACGGGATGCGGCGGCTCGTTCCCGCTGCAGCTGCTGCCGCCGTTCGTGCAGGCCCTGAGCCCCTGGCTGCCCGCGACGCACGTGGTGAACGCCATGCGCGCGGCCATGTTCGGCACCTACGGGGGCGACTTCTGGTGGGAGATCGGGCTGCTGGCGCTGTTCCTGATCCCCGCCGCGCTCATCGGGCTCGTGCTGCGGGGGCCGCTTGCCAAGTTCATGACGTGGTACGTCGAAGAGGTGGAGTCCTCCAAACTTGTGGGATAA
- a CDS encoding ABC transporter ATP-binding protein gives MARTGVPSTTRRTLHYFWLVTRKHLGLFATLMTATLLFVALLSYGNPYVMSLVVDRVSAGSVAPDEVFAVFGPYIVALILINVAGQAASKVQDYAMYRLQIAASYDLATMSFDALSNQSMSFHSNRFGGTLVSQTTKFMSAYQLLLETITFPFLPVICSVVFTCAILAPRVPVYVAILMALLAVYAGVSYYMYKRILHLNEQAASAQNQLSGELSDSVANILAVKTYGREDYERGLFDQANREVVARDSKRMWASLTRGIVTACITIAIMSVVAVFIAGGNAWYGITPGTLVVMFTYTYTVTNQFNFINNGLQRFNRAFGDASGMTVILDEPRLVADAPDAPELEVREGAIDFEDIGFWYTDGDARTRVFDDLDLHIPAGQRVGLVGSSGAGKTTLTKLLLRLSDIQEGRILVDGQNIADTTQQSLRRQIAYVPQEALLFHRSIAENIAYGRPDATMEQIRDAARQANALEFIERLPQGFDTVTGERGVKLSGGQRQRIAIARALLADCPVLVLDEATSALDSESEQLVQDALATLMRGRTAIVVAHRLSTVASLDRIVVLDDGRVVEDGPHAELIEAGGAYANLWSRQTGAYLE, from the coding sequence ATGGCACGAACCGGCGTACCGTCGACGACGCGTCGCACGCTTCACTATTTCTGGCTGGTCACCCGCAAACATCTCGGGCTGTTCGCCACGCTCATGACCGCGACGCTTCTGTTCGTGGCGTTGCTGTCGTACGGCAACCCCTACGTCATGAGCCTCGTGGTGGACCGCGTGAGCGCGGGCTCGGTGGCGCCCGACGAGGTGTTCGCGGTGTTCGGCCCCTACATCGTCGCGCTCATCCTCATCAACGTGGCCGGCCAGGCGGCCAGCAAGGTGCAGGACTACGCGATGTACCGGCTGCAGATCGCCGCCTCCTACGACCTGGCCACCATGTCGTTCGACGCGCTGTCCAACCAGTCGATGTCGTTCCACTCCAACCGCTTCGGCGGCACGCTGGTGAGCCAGACGACCAAGTTCATGAGCGCCTACCAGCTGCTGCTGGAAACCATCACCTTCCCGTTTCTGCCGGTCATCTGCTCGGTGGTGTTCACGTGCGCCATCCTCGCGCCGCGCGTGCCGGTGTACGTGGCCATCCTCATGGCGCTGCTCGCGGTGTACGCCGGCGTGTCCTACTACATGTACAAGCGCATCCTGCACCTCAACGAGCAGGCGGCCAGCGCGCAGAACCAGCTGTCGGGCGAGCTGTCCGACTCGGTTGCCAACATCCTGGCGGTGAAGACCTACGGGCGCGAGGACTACGAGCGCGGGCTGTTCGACCAGGCGAACCGCGAGGTGGTGGCGCGCGACTCGAAGCGCATGTGGGCGTCGCTCACGCGCGGCATCGTGACGGCGTGCATCACCATCGCCATCATGAGCGTGGTGGCCGTGTTCATCGCGGGCGGGAACGCCTGGTACGGCATCACGCCGGGCACGCTCGTGGTGATGTTCACGTACACCTACACGGTGACGAACCAGTTCAACTTCATCAACAACGGCCTGCAGCGCTTCAACCGCGCGTTCGGCGACGCGAGCGGCATGACCGTGATCCTCGACGAGCCGCGGCTGGTGGCCGACGCCCCCGACGCGCCGGAGCTCGAGGTGCGCGAGGGCGCCATCGACTTCGAGGACATCGGCTTCTGGTACACCGACGGCGACGCGCGCACGCGGGTGTTCGACGACCTCGACCTGCACATCCCCGCCGGCCAGCGCGTGGGCCTCGTGGGATCGAGCGGGGCGGGGAAGACCACGCTCACGAAGCTGCTGCTGAGACTGTCCGACATCCAGGAGGGGCGCATCCTCGTGGACGGCCAGAACATCGCCGACACCACCCAGCAATCGCTGCGCCGCCAGATCGCCTACGTGCCGCAGGAGGCCTTGCTGTTCCACCGCTCCATCGCGGAGAACATCGCCTACGGGCGGCCCGACGCCACGATGGAGCAGATCCGCGACGCGGCGCGCCAGGCGAACGCGCTCGAGTTCATCGAGCGGCTGCCGCAGGGCTTCGACACCGTCACGGGCGAGCGCGGCGTGAAGCTGTCGGGCGGCCAGCGCCAGCGCATCGCCATCGCGCGGGCGCTTCTGGCCGACTGCCCGGTGCTCGTGCTGGACGAGGCCACGAGCGCGCTCGACTCGGAGAGCGAGCAGCTGGTGCAGGACGCGCTGGCCACGCTCATGCGCGGGCGCACCGCCATCGTGGTGGCGCACCGCCTGTCGACGGTGGCCAGCCTCGACCGCATCGTGGTGCTCGACGACGGCCGCGTGGTGGAGGACGGCCCGCACGCCGAGCTCATCGAGGCCGGCGGGGCCTACGCGAACCTGTGGAGCAGGCAGACGGGGGCGTATCTGGAGTAG
- a CDS encoding DNA repair protein, translating into MAKERTYVCIDLKSFYASVECVDRGLDPLKANLVVADPDRTEKTICLAITPSMKALGLSSRCRVFEIPEGVDYVMARPRMQRYMEASADIYSIYLRYVSPEDVHAYSIDECFIDATPYLALYRMEPKEFAVMLMDAVLADTGVCATAGIGPNLFLAKVALDITAKHAEDHIGYLDQAEFERSIQTHRPITDIWNIGPGIAKRLAKYAVYDLRGVCEMSEATLYREFGVNAEYLIDHAHGVEPCTIADIHAYEPSGHSLGNGQVLPCDYSFEEARDVLKEMVDQLVLDLVEKRLVAGSISLYVGYAKGPGEPAGEADGAFFDGGHGRRPASGRRGFPHTGSTRRQADRTNLYSKLMPRFLDLFDETTRKDAPIRRINVGVGGVLPEEFATMDLFSDAEAEAEELRLQQAVLAVKGRFGKNALLRGTSLKEKATARERNEQIGGHHA; encoded by the coding sequence GTGGCGAAGGAGCGCACGTACGTGTGCATCGACTTGAAGAGCTTCTACGCCAGCGTCGAGTGCGTCGATCGCGGGCTCGACCCGCTGAAGGCGAACCTTGTCGTGGCCGATCCCGACCGCACGGAGAAGACCATCTGCCTGGCCATCACGCCGTCGATGAAGGCGCTCGGCCTGTCGAGCCGCTGCCGCGTGTTCGAGATTCCTGAAGGCGTGGACTACGTCATGGCACGTCCGCGCATGCAGCGCTACATGGAGGCGTCGGCCGACATCTACTCGATCTACCTGCGCTACGTGTCGCCCGAGGACGTCCACGCATACTCCATCGACGAGTGCTTCATCGACGCGACGCCGTACCTCGCGCTGTACCGGATGGAGCCTAAGGAGTTCGCCGTCATGCTCATGGACGCGGTGCTGGCCGACACGGGCGTCTGCGCCACCGCGGGCATCGGTCCGAACCTGTTCCTCGCCAAGGTAGCGCTCGACATCACGGCGAAGCACGCCGAGGACCATATCGGCTACCTCGATCAGGCCGAGTTCGAGCGCTCGATCCAGACCCACCGGCCCATCACCGATATCTGGAACATCGGTCCTGGCATCGCGAAGAGGCTGGCGAAGTACGCCGTGTACGATCTGCGCGGCGTGTGCGAGATGAGCGAGGCCACGCTCTACCGCGAATTCGGGGTGAACGCCGAGTACCTGATCGACCATGCCCATGGCGTTGAACCGTGCACCATCGCCGACATCCACGCCTACGAGCCGAGCGGCCATTCCCTGGGGAACGGCCAGGTGCTGCCCTGCGACTACTCGTTCGAGGAAGCGCGCGACGTGCTCAAGGAGATGGTGGACCAGCTCGTGCTCGACCTCGTGGAGAAGCGCCTCGTAGCCGGATCGATATCGCTGTACGTGGGGTACGCGAAAGGTCCAGGCGAGCCTGCGGGCGAAGCGGACGGCGCGTTCTTCGACGGCGGCCACGGCAGGCGCCCCGCAAGCGGCCGCCGTGGTTTCCCTCACACCGGATCCACGCGCAGGCAGGCGGATCGCACGAACCTTTACTCGAAGCTCATGCCGCGCTTCCTCGACCTGTTCGACGAGACTACGCGCAAAGACGCGCCCATCCGCCGCATCAACGTGGGCGTCGGCGGGGTGCTCCCCGAGGAATTCGCCACGATGGATCTGTTCTCGGATGCGGAGGCGGAGGCCGAGGAGCTCCGGCTGCAGCAGGCCGTGCTGGCCGTGAAGGGGCGCTTCGGGAAGAACGCGCTTCTGCGCGGGACCAGCTTGAAGGAGAAGGCCACGGCGCGCGAGCGCAACGAGCAGATCGGGGGCCACCATGCCTGA
- a CDS encoding excinuclease ABC subunit UvrA, protein MEPLSRREPPAPDHIQVRGARVHNLKNVDVDIPLGRLVAIAGVSGSGKSSLALGVLYAEGSRRYLEALSTYTRRRLTQAGRAAVDEVLHVPAALALHQRPAVPGVRSTFGTSTELLNSLRLLFSRTGSHVCPNGHRVPPTLNVAAERPITCPVCGVEFYGPGAEELAFNSEGACPECDGTGIVRTVDVSSLVPDETLTIDEGAVVPWSTLMWDLMKQVAREMGVRTDVPFNQLTPKERDIVFSGPAEKKHILYKAKKTDAFAELDFTYFNAVRTVENALSKVKDEKGLGRVARFLKQGTCPVCHGTRLSEQARKPHVAGINLAQASQMTLDELVGWADAVPNGLAPEMRPMAESIVESFQHTARRLVDLGLGYLALDRAGSTLSTGERQRVQLARAVRNRTTGVLYVLDEPSIGLHPSNIDGLIEVMRDLIADGNSVVMVDHDAHILRAADHLVEMGPGAGADGGRVIAQGSLAEVEADPASLIGGFLSGAETVRVCERIPADEVFARGRIELATDALHTVKPLETAIPRGRLTAVTGVSGSGKTTLVLESLIPALASNASGSALPAHVKRVEAAGIERANLIDATPIGSNVRSTVATYAGVHDELRRAFARTPEAKAAGLKAGDFSYNTGRLRCPVCDGTGSISLDVQFLPDVDIVCPACEGSRYAPEADRIHRPGAGCDEPGCTLPQLMSMTVDEARTPASDLKKVRARLDTLHDLGLGYLTLGEATPALSGGEAQRLKLASEMGRAQDDAVFVFDEPTIGLHPLDVRTLLRVFENLVAHGATVVVIEHDLDVIANADYVIDLGPGGGASGGRIVAAGTPEELAANPASVTGRYLQQH, encoded by the coding sequence ATGGAACCGCTAAGCCGCCGCGAACCGCCCGCCCCCGATCACATCCAGGTGCGCGGGGCCCGCGTGCACAACCTGAAGAACGTCGACGTGGACATCCCGCTCGGCCGCCTCGTGGCCATCGCGGGCGTGTCGGGGTCGGGCAAGTCGTCGCTCGCCCTCGGCGTGCTGTACGCGGAAGGGTCGCGGCGCTACCTCGAGGCGCTGTCCACCTACACGCGGCGGCGCCTCACGCAGGCGGGACGCGCGGCGGTCGACGAGGTGCTCCACGTTCCCGCCGCCCTCGCGCTGCACCAGCGGCCCGCCGTACCCGGCGTGCGCAGCACCTTCGGCACCTCCACCGAGCTGCTAAACAGCCTGCGCCTGCTGTTCTCGCGCACGGGCAGCCACGTGTGCCCCAACGGCCACCGCGTGCCGCCCACGCTCAACGTGGCCGCCGAGCGCCCCATCACATGCCCCGTCTGCGGTGTGGAGTTCTACGGGCCCGGCGCCGAGGAGCTGGCCTTCAACAGCGAGGGCGCCTGCCCTGAATGCGACGGCACGGGCATCGTGCGCACCGTGGACGTCTCGTCGCTCGTGCCCGACGAGACGCTCACCATCGACGAGGGCGCCGTCGTGCCGTGGAGCACGCTCATGTGGGACCTCATGAAGCAGGTTGCCCGCGAGATGGGCGTACGCACCGACGTCCCGTTCAACCAGCTCACGCCCAAGGAGCGCGACATCGTGTTTTCCGGCCCCGCCGAGAAGAAGCACATCCTGTACAAGGCGAAGAAGACCGACGCGTTCGCCGAGCTCGACTTCACCTACTTCAACGCCGTCCGCACCGTGGAGAACGCGCTGTCGAAGGTGAAGGACGAGAAGGGTCTCGGGCGCGTGGCGCGCTTCCTCAAGCAGGGCACCTGCCCCGTCTGCCACGGCACGCGCCTGTCCGAGCAGGCTCGAAAACCGCACGTGGCCGGCATCAACCTGGCGCAAGCGTCTCAGATGACCCTCGACGAGCTCGTCGGCTGGGCGGACGCCGTGCCGAACGGCCTGGCTCCCGAGATGCGCCCGATGGCGGAAAGCATCGTCGAATCGTTCCAGCATACCGCGCGCCGCCTCGTCGACCTGGGACTGGGCTACCTCGCGCTCGACCGCGCAGGCTCCACGCTGTCCACCGGCGAGCGCCAGCGCGTGCAGCTGGCCCGCGCCGTGCGCAACCGCACCACCGGCGTGCTGTACGTGCTGGACGAGCCGTCCATCGGCCTGCACCCGTCCAACATCGACGGGCTCATCGAGGTCATGCGCGACCTCATCGCCGACGGGAACTCGGTGGTCATGGTGGACCACGACGCGCACATCCTGCGCGCGGCGGACCATCTGGTCGAGATGGGGCCGGGCGCGGGCGCCGACGGCGGCCGCGTGATCGCCCAAGGGTCGCTGGCCGAGGTGGAGGCGGATCCGGCCTCGCTCATCGGCGGCTTCCTGTCGGGCGCGGAAACCGTGCGCGTGTGCGAGCGCATCCCCGCGGACGAGGTGTTCGCTCGCGGCCGCATCGAGCTGGCCACCGACGCGCTGCACACCGTGAAGCCGCTCGAGACGGCCATCCCGCGCGGCCGCCTGACCGCCGTCACCGGCGTGTCCGGCTCGGGCAAGACCACGCTCGTGCTGGAAAGCCTCATCCCGGCGCTGGCGTCGAACGCGAGCGGCAGCGCGCTCCCCGCCCACGTAAAGCGCGTCGAGGCCGCGGGCATCGAGCGGGCGAACCTTATCGACGCCACGCCCATCGGCTCGAACGTGCGCTCCACCGTGGCCACCTACGCCGGCGTGCACGACGAGCTGCGCCGCGCCTTCGCGCGCACGCCCGAGGCGAAGGCGGCCGGGTTGAAGGCGGGCGACTTCTCCTACAACACCGGTCGCTTGCGCTGCCCCGTCTGCGACGGCACGGGCTCCATCAGCCTGGACGTGCAGTTCCTGCCCGACGTGGACATCGTCTGCCCCGCGTGCGAAGGCTCGCGCTACGCGCCCGAGGCCGATCGCATCCACCGGCCTGGCGCCGGTTGCGACGAGCCCGGCTGCACGCTGCCCCAGCTCATGTCCATGACGGTGGACGAGGCGCGCACGCCCGCATCCGACCTGAAGAAGGTGCGCGCCCGCCTCGACACGCTGCACGACCTGGGTCTGGGCTATCTCACCCTCGGCGAGGCCACGCCGGCGCTCTCCGGCGGCGAGGCGCAGCGCCTCAAGCTGGCCAGCGAGATGGGGCGCGCGCAGGACGACGCCGTGTTCGTGTTCGACGAGCCCACCATCGGCCTGCACCCGCTCGACGTGCGCACCCTGCTGCGCGTGTTCGAGAACCTCGTCGCCCACGGCGCCACCGTGGTGGTCATCGAGCACGATCTCGACGTCATCGCAAACGCAGACTACGTGATCGACCTCGGCCCCGGAGGCGGCGCGTCCGGCGGCCGCATCGTCGCCGCCGGCACCCCTGAGGAGCTGGCGGCGAACCCCGCGAGCGTCACGGGAAGGTACCTGCAGCAACATTGA
- a CDS encoding TetR/AcrR family transcriptional regulator produces MMDESAASLGPKAKATKDRIAAAAARILVEDGPDRLTHRRVATASGSSLGSVTKYFSSIEELKRAGYERLSHVIDEDYRTMLQVASAAGNDIEQTVRALYARLESPDNARADIALHHASLFDSRLRSMTTEAAEAFEASLAKLIGREQALAVSIYIDGLVLRTCTHGEPPTVEHIAHAIKALLSMEEAPLHLAARHPLANETQKGAENARAL; encoded by the coding sequence ATGATGGACGAGAGCGCTGCGTCGCTCGGGCCGAAAGCGAAAGCGACCAAGGACCGCATCGCCGCAGCGGCGGCGCGAATCCTCGTAGAGGACGGACCCGATCGGCTCACCCACCGAAGGGTCGCAACAGCGTCCGGTTCGTCTTTAGGTTCCGTTACCAAGTACTTTTCAAGCATAGAAGAACTCAAGCGCGCCGGTTACGAGCGTCTTTCGCACGTTATCGACGAAGACTACCGCACCATGCTCCAAGTCGCGTCGGCCGCCGGCAACGACATCGAGCAAACGGTTCGAGCCCTGTATGCGCGTTTGGAGAGCCCGGACAACGCGCGAGCCGATATCGCGCTGCACCACGCCTCGCTGTTCGATTCGAGGCTGCGCTCCATGACGACCGAAGCCGCAGAGGCATTCGAGGCATCGCTTGCCAAGCTCATCGGTCGCGAACAGGCGCTCGCGGTTTCGATCTACATCGACGGACTCGTGCTCCGCACCTGCACGCACGGAGAACCACCCACCGTCGAGCATATCGCGCACGCGATCAAGGCCTTGCTGTCAATGGAGGAAGCGCCGCTGCATCTTGCAGCACGGCACCCGTTAGCGAACGAAACGCAGAAAGGCGCGGAAAACGCCCGAGCTCTGTGA
- a CDS encoding GNAT family N-acetyltransferase: MQNDRITFKELQRRDFDIATKFALTGMHLDRYASGLALKLYAKDVFCEALARCTLPLAAYDGNRLTGFLLAAFEGEAHPYARSAQARFHRMFTALSKLVPYAAAEEPYDRANEEMREELPFEPDGEIVLFAADPACQGRGIGTKLLNELSRLRPGKRVFLYTDDACTYRFYESRGFDRMGKRRVELPLPQGTLSMESFLYAKTLPESSEQKERA, encoded by the coding sequence ATGCAAAACGACCGGATAACGTTCAAAGAGCTCCAGCGCCGGGACTTCGACATAGCGACGAAATTTGCTTTGACCGGTATGCACCTGGATCGGTACGCAAGCGGACTCGCGCTCAAGCTGTACGCGAAAGACGTCTTCTGCGAAGCCCTCGCACGTTGCACCTTACCCCTCGCTGCATACGACGGGAATCGGCTGACCGGCTTCCTCCTTGCCGCGTTCGAAGGAGAGGCGCATCCCTACGCGCGTTCAGCCCAAGCGCGTTTCCATCGCATGTTCACGGCTCTTTCTAAGCTCGTGCCCTACGCCGCCGCCGAGGAGCCATACGATCGCGCCAACGAGGAGATGCGCGAGGAGCTGCCCTTCGAACCCGACGGGGAGATCGTTCTATTCGCGGCCGACCCAGCTTGCCAAGGTCGTGGCATCGGCACGAAGCTGCTCAACGAGCTCTCGCGGCTGAGACCGGGAAAGCGCGTGTTCCTCTACACCGACGACGCGTGCACGTACCGTTTCTACGAAAGCCGCGGCTTCGATAGAATGGGCAAGCGACGCGTCGAGCTTCCCCTCCCGCAGGGTACCCTGTCCATGGAGAGCTTCCTGTACGCGAAGACGTTGCCCGAATCATCCGAGCAGAAGGAGCGAGCATGA
- a CDS encoding VanZ family protein yields the protein MGFIAQFLGRFSESFSAAVALWPLASLALTLPILAYLYHRDGRLRASSAVTAYLAVLYVLGLGCFTLYPLPDGASGPGITYGIPPRFNPLGFLDDLAKDGVRALPDMVANVAFFVPLGFIVGRMLRWRFAPTLALGFGTSLLIETAQLTGLFGLHPYAYRMFDVLDLLCNTTGAAVGWGLAVLAARLLPPGELAPEGQVTDRPGLVRRAVALWIDLAAAGGVLVVSMAAASLVLHAAGDSSWTEGARWEAAVALAVFVAFEGVVPWLRQGRTLGGGFVRMTCETRPREGWRRLAFYVARLLVLGFVLAFSPLAVPAVLLFYAFARRMPYDYV from the coding sequence GTGGGTTTCATAGCGCAGTTCCTCGGACGTTTCAGCGAGAGCTTCTCGGCGGCGGTGGCGCTGTGGCCGCTGGCGTCGCTGGCGCTCACGCTGCCCATCCTCGCATACCTGTACCACCGCGACGGGCGTCTGCGCGCGTCGTCGGCGGTGACGGCCTATCTCGCGGTGCTCTACGTGCTGGGGCTCGGGTGCTTCACGCTCTATCCGCTGCCCGACGGCGCCTCCGGCCCCGGCATCACGTACGGCATCCCTCCGCGGTTCAACCCGCTCGGCTTCTTGGACGACCTCGCGAAGGACGGCGTGCGCGCCTTGCCGGACATGGTGGCGAACGTCGCGTTCTTCGTCCCGCTCGGCTTCATCGTGGGGCGCATGCTGCGCTGGCGGTTCGCACCGACGCTCGCCTTGGGCTTCGGCACTTCGCTGCTGATCGAGACGGCGCAGCTCACGGGCCTGTTCGGCCTGCACCCGTACGCGTACCGCATGTTCGACGTGCTGGATCTTCTCTGCAACACGACGGGAGCCGCCGTCGGGTGGGGCCTCGCCGTGCTCGCCGCGCGCCTGCTGCCGCCGGGCGAGCTCGCGCCCGAGGGGCAGGTGACCGACCGCCCCGGCCTCGTCCGCCGCGCCGTGGCGCTGTGGATCGACCTGGCGGCGGCGGGCGGGGTGCTCGTCGTCTCGATGGCCGCCGCGAGCCTCGTACTGCACGCGGCGGGCGATTCGTCGTGGACCGAGGGCGCCCGGTGGGAGGCGGCGGTCGCCTTGGCGGTGTTCGTCGCGTTCGAGGGCGTCGTCCCCTGGCTTCGGCAGGGCCGCACGCTTGGAGGCGGGTTCGTGCGCATGACCTGCGAGACGCGTCCGCGCGAGGGATGGCGACGGCTCGCCTTCTACGTCGCGCGCCTGCTCGTTCTGGGATTCGTCCTCGCGTTCTCGCCGCTCGCCGTGCCGGCCGTGCTGCTGTTCTACGCCTTCGCGCGGCGCATGCCCTACGATTACGTGTGA